AACGAACTAATTTCAATTGAATTGGACGATTGTAAAGACAAGATGTCCAAAGCAGTTGCTCACACCGAATCCGAATTAACTAAAATTCGTGCCGGTAAAGCTTCCCCATCTATGTTAGATGGTATTTCAGTAGACTATTATGGTAGCGCCACTCCACTTTCACAAGTGGCAAACATCAATACAACTGATGCACGGACTATTGTCATTCAGCCTTGGGAGAAATCGCTTATCAACGCAATTGAAAAATCTATCACAGACGCTAACCTAGGCATCAACCCGCAGAACGATGGTATCGTTATTCGTCTGAATGTTCCCCCTTTAACAGAAGAAAGGAGACGTGATCTAGTTAAAAAGGTAAAAGAAGAAACTGAAAGAGGCCGTATCGGTATTCGTAACATCCGTAAGGATGTAAATGAGTCCATCAAGAAATTAAAAAATGATGGTGCTTCAGAAGATGAAATTAAAACTGCCGAGGGTGAAGTCCAAAAGTTAACTGACGCATTTATTGTAAAAGTTGATAAATTGGCTGAGCTAAAAGAAAAAGATATCATGACTGTTTAAGTCTTTCTACTTCAATGGAAAAAAGGTCTGAAAGTATTCAGACCTTTTTTTGTAAGGTCATCCGACAGTATTGCCTCCACTAACTCACCAAAGACCATTCCTTATCCTCTTATAAACTATTGTTTACAAATAGTTAGAATTCTAAACTCAACACATCTTTCAAAATATTCCCTGTTGCACCATTGATTTTTAAACAAATAATTGTACATTGTACACTAACAAGTAATCAATTATATGATGAACAATTCTCGCCGTCAATTTTTGAAGC
The genomic region above belongs to Sphingobacterium zeae and contains:
- the frr gene encoding ribosome recycling factor, which encodes MNELISIELDDCKDKMSKAVAHTESELTKIRAGKASPSMLDGISVDYYGSATPLSQVANINTTDARTIVIQPWEKSLINAIEKSITDANLGINPQNDGIVIRLNVPPLTEERRRDLVKKVKEETERGRIGIRNIRKDVNESIKKLKNDGASEDEIKTAEGEVQKLTDAFIVKVDKLAELKEKDIMTV